TACTAAGTAGTTCTGCGTAGCCGTACCGGCTTTTTCTTCGCTGCCCTGGCCTGCTTCCCCGATGGAAACTGCGGTAATTCCCGGGTGGAGAAGCGCACATGCGCAGGTCACGGCTGGCGGTCGCTGCATTCATTGCCTTCACGTCCGTGACGACGGTGCATGCGGCATCGCTACAGCCTTCGCCCTGTATCGGCCTGGTGCTCGGCGGGGGTGGCGCACGCGGCGCGGCTCACATCGGGGTCATCCAGGTGCTTGAGCGTGAGCACATCCCCATCTGCAGGGTCGCCGGCACGAGCATGGGATCGATCGTGGGCGGACTATATGCCGCCGGCTATAACGCCGATGAAATGGCGCGTGTGATCGGGCAGCTCGACTGGAAGGATCTGTTCTCCGATGACCCCGATCGCGCTGAAGAACCCATGCACCGCAAGGATGCGGATTACCGCTACCTGCTGAACTTCGAGGTGGGTTACAAGAATGGCCACATCGTGACCCCCGCCGGGGTGGTGCAGGGTCAAAAGCTGTTGCTGCTCCTGCGGCGCCTGTTGATATCCACATGGAACGTGCACGACTTCAACGATCTTTCGATTCCGTTCCGCGCGGTCGCCACGGATATCGTCATCGGTAAGCCGGTGGTGTTTGCCAGCGGCGACCTGCCACTGGCCATCCGTTCCAGCATGTCGGTGCCGGGCGCATTCGCGCCGACAAACGTGGAGGGCCGGCTCCTGGTCGATGGTGGCTTGATGGATAACGTGCCCATCGATGTGGTTCGCGACATGGGCGCGGACCGGCTGATCGTGGTCGATGTGGGCTCGCCCTTGGCTGAAGAGTCGCAGCTCAGCAATCCGGTGGCGCTGCTGAACCAGATGGTCAGCGCCCTTATGGCGGAAAAGACCGACCGGCAACTCAAAGCACTTTCCAGCCAGGACATCCTGATCCGACCCGCGCTCGGCAAGCTGGGCGCGGGTGAATTCAACCGCGCCGAGGAAGCGATTGCGATTGGCCGGGCGGCCGCCGAGGCGGCACTACCCCGGCTACGCGCGCTCTCCGCATCACCCCAGGCGTGGCAGGCGTTCGTCGAAAGCCACCGGCAGCGCAACTTCGACCCGAAACTGGTGGCCTTCATCGATGTCGATGACCGCCACACCCACAGCGGCATGTTCGCCGGCAACCAGCTGCAGCCCGAGGTCGGCAAGACCTTCGACCCCAAGGATGTCGAAGCCCGCATTGGCACGATCTACGGCCAGGGCAGCTACCAGCAGGTGGATTACCACCTGGTGGAACGCGACGGTGACCGCGGCATCCGGCTGACCCCGGTCGACAAGGCCTGGGGACCGATCTACGGGAAGATGGGTTTCCAGCTTGATGACGACTTCAACGGTCGCAGTGAGTACCTGCTCTCGGCCGAGATCACCGCGACCAACCTCAACGACAGTGGGGGTGAGTGGCGCAATACCTTATGGAGCGGCCGCATCGGCGGCATTCGCTCGGAGTTCTTCCAGCCGTTCGGCCAGGGTTCTTCGGTGTACGTCATGCCCACGCTCACCGCGCGCAACGAAGAGGTGCCGGTCTTTGACGGCAAGGGCGACAAGCAACTGGCGGAATACCAGATCCGTCGGCGTGCGGGCGAACTCGAACTGGGCTGGACGCCGCGCTCGTACTGGCGCATTTCCGCATCGGTGGCCAGGGGGCGCGATTCGGGTGATTTGCGCGTGGGGGAGCCCTCCACCTTCCCCAATGGCACGTCCGACTACGCCTCGCTGGGCCTCGGCCTGGATTGGGATAGCCTTGATAACGCGCAGTTTCCAACACGAGGGAGCCATCTTAATTTCCGCTACACCAGCTTCCGCACCTTCATGGGGGGCAAGGTGGATGGCGATGTTGCCCGGCTGGTCGCCGACTGGATCCCCGACTGGGGGCTAAGCACGGGCCGCTACCACCTGTTGCTGGGGCTGCGCGCATCGAGCGCGCTGGATAACACCAACTTCTTCGAATCGCAGGCCTTCCTGGGCGGGTTCCTCAACCTGTCCGGCTACGGCGAGCGTTCGCTCTACGGCACCCAGGCGGCACTGGGCCGCGCTGTCCTGTACCGGCGCACCGGCAATCTGGATGCGATTTTCTCGACGCCCATCTACATCGGCATGAGCCTGGAGGCAGGCAACACGTGGCGCGACAAGAACGATGTGCGGCTGGATTCGCTCATTTATGCCGGCAGCATCTTCGCCGGTCTGCAGTCGCCGTTGGGGCCTGTGTTCCTTGGCGTGGGCCACGCCGCGGGCGGGCACACCGCGGTCTACCTCACCTTTGGTTCGCTGCTGCGGCCAGGCTTGTGAAACGCGGTACCTAACCGAACGGACCCACGTGCCCGGCCAGGCTGATGACCGCGAGCACACCGATCACCAGCAACACGAAGCACACCAGCAGCGTGAGCGAGACCGGGTAGGGTGATTCGCCGTGGATAAGGCCCTCATGGGCCATGGCCGTGCGTTCGCGGCGCAGGTAGTTCATGTAGTGGATGTGATAGGCGATGCCAAGCACCAGCATCAATACACCCAGCGAAACCAGCGCGATACCGAAGTGACGGGGCGCGCTGCTGTCCTCGGGCAGGAGCTTCGCACTGCGCAGGTGCTGGAAGAACTGCGCGATGGTAAAGCCGAAGCTGATCAGCGACACCGATGTGCGCATGATCGACATGAGCGTGCGGTCCGTGCTCATGCGCGTGCGCTGGAACGACATGCCGGTGCGCCGCGCCGAGAGCTCCACGGCCGGGTCCGGGCGATCGCCCAGGAGCGAGGCGGGGACGTAAACGAATTTCTCAGTGTCGTTGCTCATCGTATTCTCCGGGGCATCAGCGCCAGGCGCTGCCCACCTGCAGGTACCAGGCGTGGTCATCGTGCGACCACGCCCAATCCACGCCGGCGTACAGGCCAAGCGCGCGTGCTATGAGGTAGCGAAAGCCAACGCCCCGGGTGGTCTCGGTCGTGGCATCGCCAAAACTGGCGCGCTGGCCCCATGCGCGGCCGGCGCCGCCGAACACCAGGGCGGCCCAGCGCCGGGTCACGTTCCAGCGCCACTCCGCTTCCACCATGCCAACGGTGCGGTCCTGGTAGCGCCCGTACGAGATGCCACGCAGGTCGATTGACGGCAACTGGTAGAACGGGGTGCTCCCCGACGTGGTGCGGTAATCGGCACGCAGGCCCAGGATGAAGCGCTCGCCCACGGGCGTGTAATTGAGCACATGCGCGCGCCAGGCATGGAACGTCGTATCGCTGCCGATCGCCGAGGCGTAGTACGTACCCTCCAGCATGGCCAGCGTGCCGCGCGATGGGGTCAGGGTGTTGTCGCGCGTATCCAGCTCGAACACCGGGCCAACCCCTGACGAACGGCTGGCAAAGTCGCGTGGCTTGAAGAACTGGCGGTTGCCTTCCACATTCAGGCTGCTATCCAGGTCGACATAGAGCCAGCGCGCACCGATATAAAACGGCAGCTTGCCGATACGCCGTTGCACCTGCTGGAAGGAGAACCAGCCATCGAGGTTGTAACCGATCTTCCGTGGGCCAGTGAACAAGCCCTTCGTGTAGAAATCGAGGTTGGCAGATACCTTGCCCACCGCCCCCTTGTACCGCCACTGGTCGTCGCGAAAATGGAACTCGCCCGCCGCGACGGCGCCGTACGTTCCGTTCTCGGTTTTCGCCGCACCGAACCCGTACATGTTGGGTGGAATGCGCTCTCCATCCGCCCTGGACGTATCGGATTGCTTCGCCGGCTGGAAGAACACGGCGGCAGCACCTCCACCATTCCCCACCGCCGGTTCGGTGATCACGATGGGGACGATCAATGCACCCTTGTGCTGCAGCAGCCAGCGCGACAGATCGATGGCGTGATCGTCACGGTCGTGGATGAGCTGCCAGTAGCTCTCCCTGGGCGGTGCCGTGTCATCCCCGGCGCGCACTATCGGGGCGATGCACGCGACCGCGAATCCGGCCAGGATGGATAACGCGGCGCACGGCCTCATCATGCACGCCCGTCATGCCCTGCCGGGCGGTTCGCCCTTGCGCAAGCGCCGTATCGCCTGGCGTGCCGCATCGACGGCATCATCCTCGGCGGCTTCCACGTAGCTGTGCATCCGTTTGCCGGGAAGGCGAACCAGTTCGTTGCCGGCGGCATCACGCACGATGGCATCGGCCGTGAAGCACGCCGCATCGTTGTCGCCAACGTGGCGAATGGTGGCGATCTCGAACGAATAGTCGAGTGGCTGGCGTTGCATGGCGTGCCTGCTGCGGTTCATGGGCTCAGGGGGTTACCGGTACTTCGGTCCAGCTGGAATCCGGATCGAACCGGGTCAGCCGCGCGATGGCAGCGTCGGTGTCCTTGCCAAGATCCTTCTGGAACACCTGGCCGTCGTGGCTGATCTCGAAGGTCATGACGCCGGTTTCACCGTAGTGGGCCGGCCACGCCACAAGCGCGAAACCGTTGGCCATCGTCTTGCCCGTCATGTAGTCGTACGCGCCGCCGGGTGCGGAGGGCCCTTGCGCCGTCAGTATCTTGTAGCGGTAGCCGTAGTAGGTTTCGCCGGCGACCTTGTCCGGTGCCAGGTAGGGCCCGAGCGGGCTTTCGGGCTGGCCCTGCTCGGGTGGCCAGTACAGGCCATCGTGCTGGCCGGGCGTACTCCGCAGCTTCGCGGCGTAATGCGGGATCGTGTCCTTGTCGTGCAGGCTGGCCGCGTACTCGCGCTGTGCGTCGTAGTAGGCGAGCAATACCTTGGTGACGGCCATCTCGTTGTGCCCCACCTGGCGGGCGACGATTTCCTCGTGGCCCGCGGCCACATCGAAGTGCCAGCCCTGCGCATCCTTTACCAGGGGAATGGGCAACTGCCACCCGGAGGCGCCTACCGTGATGTGCGTGGTGCCGCCTTCGGTCGCCAGGCGGTGGCTGCTCGCGTAGTCATCGACAAAGGCATCGACATCGGCGCGCTCCACGCCGTCGGTCGGTATGTAGGTACGCCAGTCGTTGCCCAGCACCTTTGCGAGCGCGGCGTCGTCGTGGTCCTTCAGCGCGGCGACAAGCGCATCGGCCGCGGCATCGGCGGTGGGGTAGCTTGCCGCGGCGGCCCATGCGCCGGCACAGGCCAACAGGCTGGCGGCAAGCAGCGTACGGGCGAGGGTTTTGCCAGTCATGGTCATGGCGAGCTCCTAGCGGCGATGGAATCCGCCGGCGCGGTTGGGCACCTGGCGATTGACGGGATGCGCGGCACCCGCGCCGGCACCGGGGCGGCCGCCTGCGCTGTGCTGCAGGCTGGACTGGCCGCGTTGACGTGCGGCGCCGGCATCACCGGGCGAGCGGACACCGGAGAATGCGTTGGCGCGGGCCTCGCCGCCGCCCTGGCGCTGTACGCCACCGCCGCTGGCACCCGGGCGGTTACCCGGTGAGCGATCGGTTGCGCCACGGTTACCAAGATCCCGGTTGCCAGCGTTGGCGCCGCGGTTGTCACGGTTGGCAAGGTTGCCCGCGGCACCCTCACGGTTGCCCAGGTTGGCGGACGCCGCGCCCCGGTTTCCGAGGTTTCCTGCGTCACCGCGTTTGAGCGCGGGCGATGCGCCGCCACCGGTGGAACGGTTGAAGCTCTGCAGGGCCTGGTCGCGGTTTGCGTTGCGTGCAGCGTCGTTGCCCCGGAAGGCCTGGCGTTGTTGCGCGCCACCCACGCCCTGGTTGAAGCGCGCCTGGGTTGCCGGGTTGCGATACGGCGTGCCGCGACGGTTCGCCGGGTTGTGGTTCCAGTTGACGTTGCCGTTACCGCTGATGCGGTTATTCACGTTGATGTTGTTGTAACGGTTGACGTTGATGTGCACGTCGTTGTGGCCCCAATCGAACCCGCCCCACAGCGAGTTGGCGATCGCGACGCCGGTACCAAACGCGAGGCCACGCGCAAGCGCCGTCCCGACGGGATACTGATACCCGGGCGGCGGTGGCCAGTACGGTGGTGGGTAGGAGGGGTACGCCCACGCGCCGTACACCACCGTGGGGTTGTACGTCGGCACGTAGACCACCTGGGGATTCGTCGGCTCGATCTGGATCACCGTGGTTTGCGGTGTCGCCTGTTGCACGATGACCTTTTGCTGCTCGTTGGATTGCAACGAACCGGCTTTTTGCGCCTGTGCGCGGAGCCGTTGCACGGATGCCATCACGTCATCGGGCTGGCCAAGGAACGCATCGCCCACGTTGCGCACCCAATCCGGCTGCGCGCCCATTTGTGCCAGCACCTGCGGGAACGCGACCAGCGATTGCACGCTCGGGTCCCAGGGCTTGGACGCCACCTGCTTGACGGCGGCATCGCCCGTGGCCTTGGGGTTCTGTTTCGACCACGCAGCGGCGTCGGCGACATCCGCTGGATAGGTGCACGCCATGAGGATCTGCGACAACAGGGCATCCGGGTAGAGCGCCACCGGTGCCATGAACTGATCGAGCTGTTCCTTCGGGAACGTGCTCCCGGCGGCCTGCGCGCCCGAATTTTGAGCGCTTGCAGCCAGCGCGCTCCATGCCAGCATGGCAACGACCACGTTGCGCAGCAGTATCGCGAACAGTCGTTTGCTCACGGGACGTCTCCAGTGCCGATGTCGGTTGCAGCATCCGGCCGCACCCACGCGGCCGGAAGCGCAGATGTGCGTAACCCCTGTCCGCAAAACTACCTAGTGGCCTTCGGTGGAAGGCGTCGGCCCACGCGCTTCGTAAATGGCGTATGGGTGAGTGGGTGGATCTACGGACGCACGGATGGGTGGCCCTGCGGAAACTTTGCCGGACCGGTAGTCCCATCCCGAGGAGCACGCCATGGCAAAGAAGTTCAGCGGAAAGATTGATCTGGATGTCCGTAGCTCGAAGGCCGATTGGGCGCCCTTCGACCTTGCGAAAGCACCTGAGGGTGCGCCGAACGTACTGGTGATCCTCTACGACGACACTGGCATGGCGGCGTGGTCACCGTATGGTGGCAAGATCAACATGCCGACGGCCCAGCGCCTGGCCGATAACGGCCTGATGTATTCACAGTGGCATACCACCGCGCTCTGCTCGCCGACGCGCTCGACATTCCTGACCGGGCGCAACCACAACTTAAATGGCATGGGGGCGATCACCGAAGCGGCCAATGGCTTTCCGGGCTATTCCGGCCGGCTGCCCGCCGAATGCGCCACCATCGGGCAGGTGCTTCAGGAAAATGGTTTCAGTACGTTCTGGCTGGGTAAGGATCACAACGTGCCCGAACAGGACATCGCCTCCGGCGGTAGCCGCAGCGAGTGGCCGGTGCAAAAGGGGTTCGATCGCTTTTACGGTTTTCTTGGCGGCGAAACCAACCAGTGGTATCCGGACCTGGTCGAAGACAATCATTTTATCGAGCAGCCCTATAGCCCGGACGAGGGTTATCACCTTTCGAAGGACCTCGCCGACAAGGCGATCGGCATGCTGCGCGATCAAAAGGCGAGCAACCCCTCAAAGCCTTGGTACATGTGGTTCTGCCCCGGCGCCAATCACGCGCCGCACCACTCGCCGAAGGAGTATGCGGACAAGTACAAGGGCCAGTTCGATGACGGTTACGAGGCCTATCGCGATTGGGTGCTCAAACGCATGATCGAAAAAGGTGTCATGCCCAAGGGGACGCAGATGACGCCGATCAACCCATTGCCGGCCGATGTACTGCCCGATGCGGATGCCGTGCGACCGTGGAGTGAGCTTAATGGCGATGAGAAGAAGCTATTCGCCCGGATGGCCGAGGTGTATGCCGGGTTCTCCGAGTACACCGATGTCCAGGTCGGCCGCATCATCGATTACCTCGAGCAGAGCGGCCAACTGGATAACACCCTTGTCATGTATTGCGCGGACAACGGTGCCTCCGGCGAGGGTGGACCCAATGGATCGGTCAACGAGAACAAGTTCTTCAATGGTTTCCCCGATGAATTGTCGGAGAACATGAAATACCTCGATGTGCTTGGTGGCCCCGATACCTACAACCACTACGCCACGGGGTGGGCCACTGCCTTCTCCACGCCGTTCCAGATGTTCAAGCGGTATTCGAACTACGCCGGCGGCACGTGCGATCCGTTGATCATCTCCTGGCCGAAAGGCATCAAGGCGCGCGGCGAAATCCGCCACCAGTACCACCATAGCGTGGATATCGTGCCTACCATTCTTGATGTATGCGGCCTCACATTCCCCAAGGTATACCGGGGTGTCGAGCAATACCCGCTTTCGGGCGTGTCCATGCGCTATTCGTTCGATAGCAAACCCGATGCGCCGACGACGAAGAAGCGGCAGTACTACGCCATGCTCGGTACGCGCGGGCTATGGGAGGATGGCTGGAAGGCAGTTGCCATCCATGCCCCGCTTTCCAGCGCAGGTCATTTCGACAAGGACGTGTGGCAGCTTTACCACGTCGACGAGGACCGCTCCGAATCAAAGGACCTGGCCAGCGAGCACCCTGACAAGCTCAAGGCCCTGATCAAGGCGTGGTTCGATGAGGCGGATGCGAACAAGGTGCTGCCCCTGGATGACCGCAGTGCGGTGGAATTGCTGGGGATTGAACGGCCCCAGGCGGAACCACCGCGCGACACGTACATCTACTACCCGGGCACCTCGCCGGTACCGGAAGGCGTGGCGGTGAACACCCGCGGGCGCTCCTTCAAGATCCTGGCCGATGTGCAGATCGACGATGCCAGGGCATCCGGCGTGCTGTTCGCGCATGGCTCGCGCTTCGGTGGCCATGCGCTCTTTATCAAGGACAAGAAGCTGTACTACGTCTACAACTTCCTCGGCATCAAACCGGAGCAGCAACTGGTCTCGGGTGAGCTCAAGCCGGGTAAATACACCCTGGGTGCCGAGTTCATCCGCGAGAAGGCGGGCAAGTACGGCGAATCGATTGGTCACGCAAAGCTGTACGTCAACGAAAAGGTCGTCGCCGAAGGTCCCATGCGGACCCAACCGGGCAAGTTCACGCTCTCCGGCGATGGCTTATGCGTCGGTTGCGATAGCGGTGACAACGTCAGCCAGGAGTACACCTCGCCAGGTGCGTTCACTGGCGGCACCATCCTTGGCGTGGGCGTCAGCGTGGGCAAGGACCAGTACCTGGACCTGGAGAAGCAGGCCCAGGCGGCGTTCGCGGTCGATTGACCCCGGCGCTTAGAAAACGAGCGACGCCATCTTCCGGCGGTAGGTGCCGACCAACTCGGCATCATCCAGCGTGGCGAAGGCGGCCAGGAGGCGCTTCTTTGCCTGGCCGTCCTTCCAGTCGCGCTGGCGCTTGAGGATGTCGAGGAACTGGTCGAGGCCAGCCGCGGCATCGCCCTCGATCAACAGGCGGACGCCCAGCAGGTCGCGCGCCTCCCAGTCATCGCCGTTGGCCGAGACCCGTTGGCGCAGGTCGGCCAGGGAAGGGGCCCCTGCGAGTGCGCGGGCGAGGTCGAGCTGGTTGCGCAGGCGCACGGCCCGGGCATCGGTGGCCAGGTTGGCGGGCAGGGCATCCAGTTCGGCCTGGGCCGGTTCCACCTGGCCGGCACGAAGCAGGGCCAGGGCCAGGTCGAGCTTCAGCTCGGCCCGGGCCGGATCGGCGGCGATGGCCTGCTGCAGGCGGTTGATCGCCTCCTCGGCGGTTTCCGGCGCGGCTTCCACGGCATCGGCCTCGGCGGCCTCATCACCCGTTGCCGGCGCGATGCCGTTGCGGGTCAGGAATTCGCGGAGCTGGCCCTCGGGCAGGGCGCCGGCAAAGCCATCGGCCATCTGCCCATCCTTGATCAGGATGACGGTGGGGATGCTGCGCACGCCAAACATGGCGGCAAGCTGCTGCTCGGCGTCCACATCGATCTTGGCCAGCCGGAACGCGCCGTTGTACTCGGCGGCCAGTTTTTCCAGCATGGGGCCCAGGGTTTTGCAGGGGCCGCACCATTCGGCCCACAGGTCGACCAGGATGGGGGTCTGCAGCGAGGCCTGGATGACGTCGTTCTCGAAGCTGGCCGTGGTTGCGTCGAAGACGTGGTCGCTATGGGTCTGGGCGCTGCTCACGGTGGGCTCCTGCGGAATGGGGAAAGATGTCCCCTAAATCGGGGAAGTTCGGCAGCATATCAAGGTCGTGTGGCCCTTTAGGAGCATGCCCTATGGGTCCGTCATGCGCCGTTTACGCGGATTTGCGATCATATCGCCGGGCCATACCGGCCTTACCGCGCCGGCGTGCATGCAAAAAGCTCCTGACCTCATTATTTGCGAACACTGCGATACCGTTTACCAGCGGCGCCATCTGGCGCGCGGCGAGGTGGCGCAGTGCGTGAACTGCGGCGCCGTGCTCGAACGCCACCAGTGGCTCGGCCTGGATGCCCAGTACGCCCTGATCGTGGCGGCTGCCATTGTGTTCGTGATCGCCAATGTTTCGCCCATCGTCACCCTGGGTTTCTCCGGCATGGTTGCCGATACCACCTTGTGGGGTGCGGTCATCGCCATGTGGAACGACGGCGCGCAGATCGTGGCGGCGCTTACGGCGCTCACGCTGTTTTTCTTTCCTTTGGTGCAGATCGCGCTGTTTGGCTGGGTACTGGCCTATGGTCGCCGGGGCTGGCGGGCGCCGGGCTTCGGGCTGGCCATGTCCACCCTGGTCCACATCAAGCCGTGGAGCATGATCGAAGTGTTCATGCTGGGCGTGCTGGTGGCGGTGGTGAAGGCGCACACGTATTTCGATGTGGT
Above is a genomic segment from Luteibacter aegosomatissinici containing:
- a CDS encoding patatin-like phospholipase family protein yields the protein MRRSRLAVAAFIAFTSVTTVHAASLQPSPCIGLVLGGGGARGAAHIGVIQVLEREHIPICRVAGTSMGSIVGGLYAAGYNADEMARVIGQLDWKDLFSDDPDRAEEPMHRKDADYRYLLNFEVGYKNGHIVTPAGVVQGQKLLLLLRRLLISTWNVHDFNDLSIPFRAVATDIVIGKPVVFASGDLPLAIRSSMSVPGAFAPTNVEGRLLVDGGLMDNVPIDVVRDMGADRLIVVDVGSPLAEESQLSNPVALLNQMVSALMAEKTDRQLKALSSQDILIRPALGKLGAGEFNRAEEAIAIGRAAAEAALPRLRALSASPQAWQAFVESHRQRNFDPKLVAFIDVDDRHTHSGMFAGNQLQPEVGKTFDPKDVEARIGTIYGQGSYQQVDYHLVERDGDRGIRLTPVDKAWGPIYGKMGFQLDDDFNGRSEYLLSAEITATNLNDSGGEWRNTLWSGRIGGIRSEFFQPFGQGSSVYVMPTLTARNEEVPVFDGKGDKQLAEYQIRRRAGELELGWTPRSYWRISASVARGRDSGDLRVGEPSTFPNGTSDYASLGLGLDWDSLDNAQFPTRGSHLNFRYTSFRTFMGGKVDGDVARLVADWIPDWGLSTGRYHLLLGLRASSALDNTNFFESQAFLGGFLNLSGYGERSLYGTQAALGRAVLYRRTGNLDAIFSTPIYIGMSLEAGNTWRDKNDVRLDSLIYAGSIFAGLQSPLGPVFLGVGHAAGGHTAVYLTFGSLLRPGL
- a CDS encoding YidH family protein, which gives rise to MSNDTEKFVYVPASLLGDRPDPAVELSARRTGMSFQRTRMSTDRTLMSIMRTSVSLISFGFTIAQFFQHLRSAKLLPEDSSAPRHFGIALVSLGVLMLVLGIAYHIHYMNYLRRERTAMAHEGLIHGESPYPVSLTLLVCFVLLVIGVLAVISLAGHVGPFG
- a CDS encoding DUF2950 domain-containing protein, which encodes MTMTGKTLARTLLAASLLACAGAWAAAASYPTADAAADALVAALKDHDDAALAKVLGNDWRTYIPTDGVERADVDAFVDDYASSHRLATEGGTTHITVGASGWQLPIPLVKDAQGWHFDVAAGHEEIVARQVGHNEMAVTKVLLAYYDAQREYAASLHDKDTIPHYAAKLRSTPGQHDGLYWPPEQGQPESPLGPYLAPDKVAGETYYGYRYKILTAQGPSAPGGAYDYMTGKTMANGFALVAWPAHYGETGVMTFEISHDGQVFQKDLGKDTDAAIARLTRFDPDSSWTEVPVTP
- a CDS encoding DUF3300 domain-containing protein, which produces MSKRLFAILLRNVVVAMLAWSALAASAQNSGAQAAGSTFPKEQLDQFMAPVALYPDALLSQILMACTYPADVADAAAWSKQNPKATGDAAVKQVASKPWDPSVQSLVAFPQVLAQMGAQPDWVRNVGDAFLGQPDDVMASVQRLRAQAQKAGSLQSNEQQKVIVQQATPQTTVIQIEPTNPQVVYVPTYNPTVVYGAWAYPSYPPPYWPPPPGYQYPVGTALARGLAFGTGVAIANSLWGGFDWGHNDVHINVNRYNNINVNNRISGNGNVNWNHNPANRRGTPYRNPATQARFNQGVGGAQQRQAFRGNDAARNANRDQALQSFNRSTGGGASPALKRGDAGNLGNRGAASANLGNREGAAGNLANRDNRGANAGNRDLGNRGATDRSPGNRPGASGGGVQRQGGGEARANAFSGVRSPGDAGAARQRGQSSLQHSAGGRPGAGAGAAHPVNRQVPNRAGGFHRR
- a CDS encoding arylsulfatase, which gives rise to MAKKFSGKIDLDVRSSKADWAPFDLAKAPEGAPNVLVILYDDTGMAAWSPYGGKINMPTAQRLADNGLMYSQWHTTALCSPTRSTFLTGRNHNLNGMGAITEAANGFPGYSGRLPAECATIGQVLQENGFSTFWLGKDHNVPEQDIASGGSRSEWPVQKGFDRFYGFLGGETNQWYPDLVEDNHFIEQPYSPDEGYHLSKDLADKAIGMLRDQKASNPSKPWYMWFCPGANHAPHHSPKEYADKYKGQFDDGYEAYRDWVLKRMIEKGVMPKGTQMTPINPLPADVLPDADAVRPWSELNGDEKKLFARMAEVYAGFSEYTDVQVGRIIDYLEQSGQLDNTLVMYCADNGASGEGGPNGSVNENKFFNGFPDELSENMKYLDVLGGPDTYNHYATGWATAFSTPFQMFKRYSNYAGGTCDPLIISWPKGIKARGEIRHQYHHSVDIVPTILDVCGLTFPKVYRGVEQYPLSGVSMRYSFDSKPDAPTTKKRQYYAMLGTRGLWEDGWKAVAIHAPLSSAGHFDKDVWQLYHVDEDRSESKDLASEHPDKLKALIKAWFDEADANKVLPLDDRSAVELLGIERPQAEPPRDTYIYYPGTSPVPEGVAVNTRGRSFKILADVQIDDARASGVLFAHGSRFGGHALFIKDKKLYYVYNFLGIKPEQQLVSGELKPGKYTLGAEFIREKAGKYGESIGHAKLYVNEKVVAEGPMRTQPGKFTLSGDGLCVGCDSGDNVSQEYTSPGAFTGGTILGVGVSVGKDQYLDLEKQAQAAFAVD
- the trxA gene encoding thioredoxin, with the translated sequence MSSAQTHSDHVFDATTASFENDVIQASLQTPILVDLWAEWCGPCKTLGPMLEKLAAEYNGAFRLAKIDVDAEQQLAAMFGVRSIPTVILIKDGQMADGFAGALPEGQLREFLTRNGIAPATGDEAAEADAVEAAPETAEEAINRLQQAIAADPARAELKLDLALALLRAGQVEPAQAELDALPANLATDARAVRLRNQLDLARALAGAPSLADLRQRVSANGDDWEARDLLGVRLLIEGDAAAGLDQFLDILKRQRDWKDGQAKKRLLAAFATLDDAELVGTYRRKMASLVF
- a CDS encoding paraquat-inducible protein A: MQKAPDLIICEHCDTVYQRRHLARGEVAQCVNCGAVLERHQWLGLDAQYALIVAAAIVFVIANVSPIVTLGFSGMVADTTLWGAVIAMWNDGAQIVAALTALTLFFFPLVQIALFGWVLAYGRRGWRAPGFGLAMSTLVHIKPWSMIEVFMLGVLVAVVKAHTYFDVVPGIGVWAFGFLTVLITVFASHDPRNLWDVTREVRR